The Equus asinus isolate D_3611 breed Donkey chromosome 22, EquAss-T2T_v2, whole genome shotgun sequence genome has a segment encoding these proteins:
- the CHD4 gene encoding chromodomain-helicase-DNA-binding protein 4 isoform X5 translates to MASGLGSPSPCSAGSEEEDMDALLSNSLPPPHPENEEDPEEDLSETETPKLKKKKKPKKPRDPKIPKSKRQKKERMLLCRQLGDSSGEGPEFVEEEEEVALRSDSEGSDYTPGKKKKKKLGPKKEKKSKSKRKEEEEEDDDDDDSKEPKSSAQLLEDWGMEDIDHVFSEEDYRTLTNYKAFSQFVRPLIAAKNPKIAVSKMMMVLGAKWREFSTNNPFKGSSGASVAAAAAAAVAVVESMVTATEVAPPPPPVEVPIRKAKTKEGKGPNARRKPKGSPRVPDAKKPKPKKVAPLKIKLGGFGSKRKRSSSEDDDLDVESDFDDASINSYSVSDGSTSRSSRSRKKLRTTKKKKKGEEEVTAVDGYETDHQDYCEVCQQGGEIILCDTCPRAYHMVCLDPDMEKAPEGKWSCPHCEKEGIQWEAKEDNSEGEEILEEVGGDPEEEDDHHMEFCRVCKDGGELLCCDTCPSSYHIHCLNPPLPEIPNGEWLCPRCTCPALKGKVQKILIWKWGQPPSPTPVPRPPDADPNTPSPKPLEGRPERQFFVKWQGMSYWHCSWVSELQLELHCQVMFRNYQRKNDMDEPPSGDFGGDEEKSRKRKNKDPKFAEMEERFYRYGIKPEWMMIHRILNHSVDKKGHVHYLIKWRDLPYDQASWESEDVEIQDYDLFKQSYWNHRELMRGEEGRPGKKLKKVKLRKLERPPETPTVDPTVKYERQPEYLDATGGTLHPYQMEGLNWLRFSWAQGTDTILADEMGLGKTVQTAVFLYSLYKEGHSKGPFLVSAPLSTIINWEREFEMWAPDMYVVTYVGDKDSRAIIRENEFSFEDNAIRGGKKASRMKKEASVKFHVLLTSYELITIDMAILGSIDWACLIVDEAHRLKNNQSKFFRVLNGYSLQHKLLLTGTPLQNNLEELFHLLNFLTPERFHNLEGFLEEFADIAKEDQIKKLHDMLGPHMLRRLKADVFKNMPSKTELIVRVELSPMQKKYYKYILTRNFEALNARGGGNQVSLLNVVMDLKKCCNHPYLFPVAAMEAPKMPNGMYDGSALIRASGKLLLLQKMLKNLKEGGHRVLIFSQMTKMLDLLEDFLEHEGYKYERIDGGITGNMRQEAIDRFNAPGAQQFCFLLSTRAGGLGINLATADTVIIYDSDWNPHNDIQAFSRAHRIGQNKKVMIYRFVTRASVEERITQVAKKKMMLTHLVVRPGLGSKTGSMSKQELDDILKFGTEELFKDEATDGGGDNKEGEDSSVIHYDDKAIERLLDRNQDETEDTELQGMNEYLSSFKVAQYVVREEEMGEEEVEREIIKQEESVDPDYWEKLLRHHYEQQQEDLARNLGKGKRIRKQVNYNDGSQEDRDWQDDQSDNQSDYSVASEEGDEDFDERSEAPRRPSRKGLRNDKDKPLPPLLARVGGNIEVLGFNARQRKAFLNAIMRYGMPPQDAFTTQWLVRDLRGKSEKEFKAYVSLFMRHLCEPGADGAETFADGVPREGLSRQHVLTRIGVMSLIRKKVQEFEHVNGRWSMPELAEVEENKKMSQPGSPSPKTPTPSTPGDTQPNTPAPAPPAEDGIKIEENSVKEEESAEGEKEVKSAVPEATAECTQPPAPASEDEKVLVEPPEGEEKVEKAEVKERTDEPMETEPKGVADVEKVEEKSAIDLTPIVVEDKEEKKEEEEKKEVMLQNGETPKDLNDEKQKKNIKQRFMFNIADGGFTELHSLWQNEERAATVTKKTYEIWHRRHDYWLLAGIINHGYARWQDIQNDPRYAILNEPFKGEMNRGNFLEIKNKFLARRFKLLEQALVIEEQLRRAAYLNMSEDPSHPSMALNTRFAEVECLAESHQHLSKESMAGNKPANAVLHKVLKQLEELLSDMKADVTRLPATIARIPPVAVRLQMSERNILSRLANRAPEPTPQQVAQQQ, encoded by the exons TGGCGTCGGGCCTGGGCTCCCCGTCCCCCTGCTCGGCGGGCAGTGAGGAGGAGGATATGGATGCACTTTTGAGCAAcagcctgcccccaccccacccag AAAACGAAGAGGACCCAGAAGAGGATTTGTCAGAAACGGAGACTCCAAAgctcaagaagaagaaaaagcctaAGAAACCGCGGGACCCTAAAATCCCTAAGAGCAAGCGCCAAAAAAAAGAG CGTATGCTCTTATGCCGGCAGCTGGGGGACAGCTCTGGGGAGGGGCCGGAGtttgtggaggaggaggaagaggtggctCTGCGCTCAGACAGTGAGGGCAGCGACTATACCCCtggcaagaagaagaagaagaagcttggacctaagaaagaaaagaagagcaaatccaagaggaaggaggaggaggaggaggatgacgatgatgatgattcAAAG GAACCTAAATCCTCTGCTCAGCTCCTGGAAGACTGGGGCATGGAAGACatcgaccatgtgttctcagagGAGGATTATCGCACCCTCACCAACTACAAGGCCTTCAGCCAGTTTGTCCG ACCCCTCATTGCTGCCAAAAACCCCAAGATTGCTGTGTCCAAGATGATGATGGTTTTGGGTGCGAAGTGGCGGGAGTTCAGCACCAACAACCCCTTCAAAGGCAGTTCTGGGGCTTCAGTggcagcggcggcagcggcagcaGTGGCTGTGGTGGAGAGCATGGTGACAGCCACTGAGGTTGCACCACCTCCTCCCCCTGTGGAGGTGCCTATCCGCAAAGCCAAGACCAAGGAGGGCAAAG GTCCTAATGCTCGTAGGAAGCCCAAAGGCAGTCCTCGTGTACCTGATGCCAAGAAGCCTAAACCGAAGAAAGTAGCTCCGCTGAAAATCAAGCTGGGAGGTTTTGGTTCTAAGCGTAAGAGATCTTCG AGTGAGGACGACGACTTGGATGTGGAGTCTGACTTCGATGATGCCAGTATCAATAGCTATTCTGTTTCTGATGGTTCCACCAGCCGCAGTAGCCGCAGCCGCAAGAAACTCCGgaccactaaaaagaaaaagaaag GCGAGGAGGAGGTGACTGCTGTGGATGGTTATGAGACAGACCACCAGGACTATTGCGAGGTGTGCCAGCAAGGCGGTGAGATCATCCTGTGTGATACCTGTCCCCGAGCTTACCACATGGTCTGCCTGGATCCAGATATGGAGAAGGCTCCTGAGGGCAAGTGGAGCTGCCCCCACTGT GAGAAGGAAGGCATCCAGTGGGAGGCTAAGGAGGACAattcagagggagaggagatcctgGAAGAGGTTGGGGGAGACCCTGAAGAAGAGGATGACCACCATATGGAATTCTGTCGGGTCTGCAAGGATGGTGGGGAGCTGCTCTGCTGTGACACTTGTCCTTCCTCCTACCACATCCACTGCCTGAACCCCCCGCTTCCAGAGATCCCCAATGGTGAATGGCTCTGTCCCCGTTGTACG tgTCCAGCTCTTAAGGGCAAAGTTCAGAAGATCCTAATCTGGAAGTGGGGTCAGCCACCATCTCCCACACCGGTGCCTCGACCTCCAGATGCTGATCCCAATACTCCCTCTCCCAAGCCGTTGGAGGGGCGGCCAGAGCGGCAGTTCTTTGTGAAATGGCAAGGCATGTCTTATTGGCACTGCTCCTGGGTGTCTGAACTGCAG TTGGAGCTGCACTGTCAAGTGATGTTCCGCAACTATCAGCGGAAGAATGATATGGATGAGCCACCTTCTGGGGACTTTGGTGGTGATGAAGAGAAGAGCCGAAAGCGAAAGAACAAGGACCCTAAATTTGCAGAGATGGAGGAACGCTTCTATCGCTATGGGATAAAACCTGAGTGGATGATGATCCACCGAATTCTCAACCACAG TGTGGACAAGAAGGGCCATGTTCACTACTTGATCAAGTGGCGAGATTTGCCCTATGATCAGGCATCCTGGgagagtgaggatgtggagatacaGGACTATGACCTGTTCAAGCAGAGTTATTGGAATCACAG GGAGTTAATGAGGGGTGAGGAAGGACGACCAGGCAAGAAACTCAAGAAGGTGAAGCTACGGAAGTTGGAGAGGCCTCCTGAAACTCCAACAGTTGAT CCAACAGTGAAGTATGAGCGACAGCCAGAGTACCTGGATGCTACAGGTGGAACCCTGCACCCCTATCAAATGGAGGGCTTGAATTGGTTGCGCTTCTCCTGGGCTCAGGGCACTGATACCATCTTGGCTGATGAGATGGGCCTTGGGAAGACTGTCCAGAcagcagtcttcctctattcccTCTACAAGGAG gGTCATTCCAAAGGCCCCTTCCTAGTGAGTGCCCCTCTTTCTACCATCATCAACTGGGAGCGGGAGTTTGAAATGTGGGCTCCAGATATGTATGTGGTGACCTATGTGGGGGACAAAGATAGCCGTGCCATCATCCGAGAGAATGAGTTCTCCTTTGAAGACAACGCCATTCGTGGTGGCAAGAAGGCCTCTCGCATGAAG AAAGAGGCATCTGTGAAATTCCACGTGCTGCTGACATCCTATGAGTTGATCACCATTGACATGGCTATCTTGGGGTCTATTGACTGGGCCTGCCTCATCGTGGATGAAGCCCATCGGCTTAAGAACAATCAGTCTAAG TTCTTCCGGGTCTTAAATGGTTACTCACTCCAGCACAAGCTGTTGCTGACTGGGACTCCATTACAAAACAATCTAGAAGAGTTGTTTCATCTGCTCAACTTTCTCACCCCCGAGAGGTTCCA CAATTtggaaggtttcctggaggagtTTGCTGACATTGCCAAAGAGGACCAGATTAAAAAACTGCATGACATGCTAGGGCCTCACATGTTGCGGCGGCTCAAAGCTGATGTGTTCAAGAATATGCCATCCAAGACAGAGCTGATTGTGCGTGTGGAACTGAGCCCTATGCAGAA GAAATACTACAAGTACATCCTTACTCGAAATTTTGAGGCACTCAATGCTCGAGGTGGTGGCAACCAGGTCTCTCTGCTAAATGTGGTGATGGATCTTAAGAAGTGCTGCAATCACCCATATCTCTTCCCTGTGGCTGCAATG gaaGCCCCTAAGATGCCTAATGGCATGTATGATGGCAGTGCCCTAATCAGAGCATCTGGGAAATTATTGCTGCTACAGAAGATGCTCAAGAACCTTAAGGAGGGTGGGCACCGTGTACTCATCTTCTCCCAG ATGACCAAGATGCTGGACCTACTAGAGGATTTCTTGGAACATGAAGGTTATAAGTATGAACGTATTGATGGTGGAATCACTGGGAACATGCGTCAAGAGGCCATTGACCGCTTCAATG caccgGGTGCTCAGCAGTTCTGCTTCTTGCTTTCCACTCGAGCTGGGGGCCTTGGAATCAATCTGGCCACTGCTGACACAGTTATTATCTATGACTCTGACTGGAACCCCCATAATGACATCCAG GCCTTTAGCAGAGCTCACCGTATTGGGCAAAATAAGAAGGTGATGATCTATCGGTTTGTGACCCGTGCGTCAGTGGAGGAGCGCATCACGCAGGTGGCAAAGAAGAAGATGATGCTGACGCATCTAGTGGTTCGGCCTGGGCTGGGCTCCAAGACTGGATCCATGTCCAAACAGGAGCTTGACGACATCCTCAAATTTGGCACTGAGGAACTATTCAAGGACGAAGCTACAGATGGAG GAGGAGACAACAAAGAGGGAGAAGATAGTAGTGTTATCCACTATGATGATAAGGCCATTGAAAGACTGCTGGACCGTAACCAGGATGAGACTGAAGATACAGAATTGCAGGGCATGAATGAATATTTGAGCTCATTCAAAGTGGCCCAGTATGTGGTGCGGGAAGAAGAAATGGGG gaagaggaggtagAACGGGAAAtcataaaacaagaagaaagtgtGGATCCTGACTACTGGGAGAAATTGCTGCGGCACCATTATGAGCAGCAGCAAGAAGATCTGGCCCGAAATCTgggcaaaggaaaaagaatccgTAAACAGGTCAACTACAATGATGGCTCCCAGGAGGACCGAG atTGGCAGGACGACCAGTCCGACAACCAGTCCGATTATTCAGTGGCCTCAGAGGAAGGTGATGAAGACTTTGATGAACGTTCAGAAG CTCCCCGCAGGCCCAGTCGTAAGGGCCTGCGGAACGATAAAGATAAGCCATTGCCTCCTCTGTTGGCCCGTGTTGGTGGGAATATTGAA GTACTTGGTTTTAATGCTCGTCAGCGAAAAGCCTTTCTTAATGCAATTATGcgatatgggatgccacctcaggatGCTTTTACCACCCAGTGGCTTGTGAGAGATCTGCGAGGCAAATCAGAGAAAGAGTTCAA GGCTTACGTCTCTCTTTTTATGCGGCATTTATGTGAGCCGGGAGCAGATGGGGCTGAGACCTTTGCTGATGGTGTCCCCAGAGAAGGCCTGTCTCGCCAGCACGTTCTTACCAGGATTGGTGTTATGTCCTTGATTCGCAAGAAG GTTCAGGAGTTTGAACATGTTAATGGGCGCTGGAGCATGCCTGAACTTGCTGAagtagaggaaaacaaaaaaatgtccCAGCCCGGGTCACCTTCCCCCAAGACTCCTACACCCTCCACTCCAGGGGACACGCAACCCAATACTCCTGCACCTGCTCCACCTGCCG AGGATGggataaaaatagaggaaaatagcGTCAAAGAAGAGGAGAgtgcagaaggagaaaaggaggttAAATCTGCAGTCCCTGAGGCCACCGCTGAG tgtacacagccccctgcccctgcctcagaGGATGAAAAAGTCCTTGTTGAACCtcctgagggagaagagaaggtggaaaaggcagaGGTGAAGGAGAGAACAGACGAACCTATGGAGACAGAGCCCAAAG GTGTTGCTGATGTGGAAAAGGTGGAGGAGAAGTCAGCAATAGATCTCACCCCCATTGTGGTAGAGGACAAAG aagagaagaaagaagaagaagagaaaaaagaggtgaTGCTTCAGAATGGAGAGACTCCCAAGGACCTGAATGatgagaagcagaagaaaaatattaagcagCGTTTCATGTTCAACATTGCAGATGGCGGTTTTACTG AGTTGCATTCCCTTTGGCAGAATGAGGAGCGGGCAGCCACAGTCACCAAGAAGACTTACGAGATCTGGCATCGACGGCATGACTACTGGCTGCTGGCTGGCATCATAAA CCATGGCTATGCTCGGTGGCAGGACATCCAGAATGACCCACGTTATGCCATCCTCAATGAGCCTTTCAAGGGTGAAATGAACCGTGGCAATTTCTTAGAGATCAAGAATAAATTCCTAGCCCGAAGGTTCAAG CTCTTAGAACAAGCCCTGGTGATTGAGGAACAGCTGCGCCGGGCAGCTTACCTGAACATGTCAGAGGACCCCTCTCACCCTTCCATGGCCCTAAACACCCGCTTTGCTGAGGTGGAGTGTTTGGCGGAGAGTCATCAGCACCTGTCCAAGGAGTCAATGGCAGGAAACAAGCCAGCCAATGCAGTCCTGCACAAAG TTCTGAAACAGCTAGAAGAGCTGCTGAGTGACATGAAAGCCGATGTGACTCGACTCCCAGCTACTATTGCCCGAATTCCCCCAGTTGCTGTGCGGCTACAGATGTCAGAGCGTAACATTCTCAGCCGCCTGGCAAATCGAGCACCTGAACCTACTCCACAGCAG GTAGCCCAGCAGCAGTGA